One stretch of Nicotiana tabacum cultivar K326 chromosome 18, ASM71507v2, whole genome shotgun sequence DNA includes these proteins:
- the LOC142172769 gene encoding uncharacterized protein LOC142172769 produces the protein MEDNLYNVYSGVETSKELWNALEKKYKTEDAGMKKFVAAKFLDYKMVDSKSVITQVQELQVIIHDLLAEGLVINEAFQVAAIIEKLPPLWKDFKNYLKHKRKEMSLEDLIVRLRIEEDNKAAERRGRGNSTIMGANIVEDNKKRKKASGPKYNPSKKRFSGNCYNCGKTGHKSTECRARKKDKQRGQANMVEKHDDVDDLCVMLSECNLVGNPKE, from the exons atggaggataatctgtataatgtatacagtggcgtggagacgtcaaaagaattgtggaatgcacttgaaaagaagtacaaaactgaagatgccgggatgaagaaattcgtcgccgcaaaatttttggactacaaaatggtagatagcaagtctgttattacccaagtccaggaattgcaagtgattattcatgatctacttgctgaag gtcttgtcatcaatgaagcattccaagtagcagcaataattgagaagttgcctccattgtggaaggacttcaaaaattatttgaaacacaaacgaaaggagatgtcccttgaagatctcattgttcgattgagaatcgaagaggacaataaagctgctgagagaagaggccgtggaaattcaacaataatgggagcaaatattgttgaagataacaaaaagagaaagaaggcttctggtccgaaatacaacccaagcaagaagcggttcagtggaaactgctacaactgtgggaaaaccggacacaaatctacggagtgtcgtgctcggaagaaagacaagcaaaggggtcaagcaaacatggtagaaaagcatgatgatgttgatgacttgtgcgtcatgctttctgaatgcaacctggtaggaaacccaaaggagtga